A stretch of DNA from Silvanigrella paludirubra:
CTATGATAAGAAAAGAAGTTGCCATATTTTGTCCCAAAAGGAGATTCCCTTTGAATCCAAGTTATGAAATCATTGAACAATTATACAGACTCGATATTGACTCAGGACTTGTTACGCAAGATCAAAGAGCAGCTCAAAAAGAACTCTCTGAACTTGCTAAAAAATCCCGCATTAGCGAAGAAATCATTGCAAAAACACGAACTGACATGTCTTTCAATGAAGCGGAACTCCGTCGTTTATATAAAAAATTAGACGATCTTGAAGAACGTAAAGCAGAGCGTTCTGCTCGCCTTTTTGCGGCCAAAAACGATGATGACCACAGAAGTTTAAAACGTGAGTTAGATCATGTTGAGCGCGAAATTCGTGATACGCAAAGGAAAGCAGACGATACAGAAAGCCGTATTGAGCATTCCAAATCTTTATTTCAAAAAGCAGAAGCAGAACTATCCGCATCGACAAGTGCTTCTGAAGGCGAAAGAAAAAAAGCTCAAGAAGCTGAAAATAATTCAGCTGGGCGTTTAAACGAAATTAATAAAGTCCGTGACTCCTATTTATCTCGTCTTGATGACCGTATTGCGCAACATTATATCCGTGTTGCTAAAATCACGCGAAGCCCTAATGGTCCAATTTGTCGCGTTGTTGAAAGAGCATGCGGTAATTGCCGCATTGGTTTATCCCCACAAATTTTAAATAATATTGTGCGCGGTAAATCAGTTGAATTTTGCCCTAATTGCTCACATGTTCTATTGCCAAACGCAACAAATTAATTTGTTATTTAAAAAGTAACATAAATAGAACTCACTTAGATTAAAAAATTTAAAATGATATAATTTATCGTTTTAAATTTTTTTTTCATTTATAAGCTCAAATATATTAATGATAAATCAAATAATATTCATAGAAAATATTAAAACTATTTTATTCATAAACTAATTTTTTTTATATCATATTTTTGATTTTAGATGTTATTTTTCATATTGGATGAGATTTAGGCCGAAATCAAATCAATAATTATTCCAAAGAGGATATCCATTAAATATAGAACAAACTCTATGGAAATTTATAAGCTAATAACTTCAAATTCAATCGTTTAAAAATTTGTAATAACAATACTTTAAATTAATTAGCAAGCCACCATTTTTGTTGTGGTTGATTGACGCAATCCCAAATTTGAACAGGCGTACCGTTATT
This window harbors:
- a CDS encoding zinc ribbon domain-containing protein, giving the protein MNPSYEIIEQLYRLDIDSGLVTQDQRAAQKELSELAKKSRISEEIIAKTRTDMSFNEAELRRLYKKLDDLEERKAERSARLFAAKNDDDHRSLKRELDHVEREIRDTQRKADDTESRIEHSKSLFQKAEAELSASTSASEGERKKAQEAENNSAGRLNEINKVRDSYLSRLDDRIAQHYIRVAKITRSPNGPICRVVERACGNCRIGLSPQILNNIVRGKSVEFCPNCSHVLLPNATN